Genomic segment of Malania oleifera isolate guangnan ecotype guangnan chromosome 7, ASM2987363v1, whole genome shotgun sequence:
gggcatgtgatgcaggtggagcaacagactcagggcagagataaCATAGTTCATATTGCAAGGAATTTTAGCTCGGAAGACTAGTAGAATCACGGTGGGCCCATCTGTACCATCAGACCACTATTCAGGTGTGTGAGTTGATGAGGCTTCCAActtggaagagggtgataggatgtcgTAGAGTGATGTATATGTtgtgtgtgaataacatgttattaGATGGAAAGGCTTTGattgaggctaatcagttggaaactctgctgaaaggttttgacatgaatgtgttgggtatgaccaagatgggtcttgATTTGCTGAGTAGCATGGACAAAattgcagggagattggtgttatctcaggatgaCTTTATGGATGGAACCGCAGGAGACTTTGTTTGTTGTCTCAAGGGAATTCTATGGAGAATTAATATGGAATTTCTACCGTATGGTACCCAAGGACGGATtgtgatgtccgggatatgtcaaaggtcacCCATGATTGTATAATGGGGCGTTTCAACAAGCAACAGAGTGAGCCGTCAGttttgagatttgttgaagactatataAGGAGCTTTGGTGATAGAAGACTTGCAGCAGTGTTTGTGTTTTCTGTTGTGGAAAGGTCTTGTTGGAAGCCTAAGGTGAAGTCTTCGGATATTGCATCTACAACTatatcggggttgatggtagaagctaaaactgccatcggcaagttcaagcggTGTTTCTTAGACTTGGTGCATTTCTCTAAATACTAGAAGGAAGACGGTCCCAACCAAGCGTTTTgggttcaaggtggagcagtcagatatattttttgggttctcctaaggggcgtataattgcCAAGGTGAATATTGTTGTTTATCGTGTGACTTTTATACTTCGGGGGTTtataaacaaaggaaaaaaaacatatggatgtgttcTTAGTGTAGTGcagaagataccgagagtcagaaaatctcagagtttaaagactcatcgatgagtggaTAGACTAGTCGACGAGGGGTCTTCtttgtctcgtcaacgagtgccttGTTCTCGTCAATGAGTGCTTCGAGGCtgtgagaaaatatttgaattttgaatgtaaacatTGTGACAGTTGGGGATTTAGAGGGAAGCCtccgagggcttgttatatatgttatTTTTGCCATATTTTGAAATGTAAGAGAGTAAGGGAGgggtaagagaaggagagaagatcattcagtgtgtatctttgattttcatagtgaaatctcttggcgattgctcccgtggatgtaagcTTCCCCAAACCACCTAATCCCTGGtgtcgttgctcttatctttactttctttatattgctataGCTGTGGAATAATTTTGTATTCACCATTTACATTGTATGCAAGTGTATGATTGATCTTTTTACAACAATATCGTTATTCCACTATACATTGTTGGAAGAGATGTTATTTTCACAACAGTTGCCTACAAAATTGACCTCGAGAGCCTTTCAAATAGATATcacttgaaaaaaagaaaaagaaaaagagaaatgagTTTAGGTCAATTGCAATAAAGTACTAACATTGAAGAATATCTgtgaattattattcaaattaagGTTAGTTATGTTTTGGGcatgatttagaaataattgtaACTCCAAGTTTGACTTTGAATGAGTATAAAAGTAGGTCAACAATCTATTTTGTAAGGGACTTTTTCAACCAAGTTCATACAACAGTACCATATTCAAGTGCTAAAACATGTCCATCATGGGCTCCTTATACAAACAAGGCTCACGCACATCATTAATTTTCATAACTTGGTGCATTTGACATTAGTACCAAATATGGAAATCATTTATCATAGCCCCACAAAGGACTGAACTACTAGCCAgtcttgcatttttgtttttttttctccttGGATTTGCACTCTGATTTTTCTCACTTACTTTCACTTTCGTCTAATGGTTTGGTATCCATCTTTGATTTTCTCCCTACTAGTGGGGCAGGAGGCATGCTTTATCTTTTTCTATCAAATCCAGATAAgagcttgagagagagagagagagagagagagagagagagagagagagagagagagattttgatgcCACATGGGCACCACATTATTgcagctttatatgataaaggCTCCAAGGTCACCATCACAGTCCCCCCAAAGTTGGTTCATTGTCTAaattttcatttcccttttccCACTTTCCAATtggcttttctttttttcctttttctattttcattCTTAGCCATTCCACAATACCCGGCGTTATTGACAGCTATGTTTCATCATtctcttttcaaatttaaaaatagaaTCCCAAGTTATGGCAATGACTTTTGAATGAGCACTGTCCTGTATTCAGATTTCTCAGAATTTTTTGGAGGGATGGAGCGTTTGCTTTTTAAGTTTCCTAATCCTAACACACCTTATTAGtactttctcaatattctttATTAATTTGCTCCATTCTTATGATGTAATCTATATATTTAATATACTTTGCTTTACTAATAAAATCTAATGGACTTCATCATTTCAAACTTCTTTTATTATATTTCGAGTTAACCTCAAACTCAAAAGATgaagttaaattttaattaagcTTGACCCTACGtttggaaagattttgaatttagatttgtattggaTTATGATAATATgtagcataaaattatattaaatttggtCCAAAttaatccaaattcaaattttaaatttgaaattcatgctttcaAACGGCGCGTGAATGTAATTGTTAAAACTTGTTCAAAATTGACCCAAACTTTACAATTGTTTAGTAAAACTATGGACATTTGAGTAGTTGAGTTAAATCAAGCTTAAATATACCTATTTAAACTTGTTAACTGAAGTTTAGCTAAGTTTAAGTATAACACTAGTTTGATGTCAAGGCTTGATTAATTTTAAATGAGAAGTAAATgttaaataaattgaaaaaacatatataaacataaaaatgCAGCCGTGTGTTAGCGATGTGCATTAATGttctattttctattttactACCAGCAATAGCAACTTCGGCCTCTCTAACTCTTTGTACCAAGTGGAGAATTACGCTAATTTGTCAAAGTAAAAATTTTAGGATTGGGAAAAGAGTGACAATGAAgataagaaaaatcaaattaattGGACTGTAAATTGACATTTTTTTGTCACTCCTTTTTGGACCTTTAAAAGAGAGAGCTTCTAAAGTAACACATCCAAAGCTTGCAAACAAGCCCAAACAAACCTATAAATGGGTTATCCAAAAGCCTAACTAAACAAATCGAGTTCAACCATGTTCAGGATCGATTTGTTTATGAAATCAGAATGAATAATttatgtatttcttgaataattttgtacaagCCAATACAAACTACTTATAATACGATCTCTGctctaaatatggaaataatctcctaaaagaatctaactcaataatatacaataaatatCTCCTAAATCTCTCCAATATACACGGGATCTCCCCAATATACACCAGAATTCTACactcccctcaagttggatcatagatattgatcatgtccaacttgcagatgaaatcatcaaaactctgtcgggctaaccctttagtaaagatgtatgcggtttgttccttggtaggtacatatgtcatacaaatggttccttcttcaaccttttctttgataaagtatcggtccacttctacatgcttagtcacgtcatgttgaactagattgagagagatactaatGGGTGCTTTGTTGTCGCAATAGAGTTTGATATGAAATTTCACCGGGAACTGTAATTATTCCAAGAGTTTCCATAatcacagtccttcacatatgcCTTGTGCAACTACTCTGAATTCAGCCTCAGcactacttcgagccactacattatgttttttactcctccaagtcaccaaatttccccatacaaaggtgcaatatccgatGGTAGACCTTATATCTTCTGTTGATCCTGCCTAATCTGCATCTGTGAAAACTTCTACCTCCTTactttcacacttcttgaagaagagtcctttgcctgGAGAGCCCTTGAGATACCCAAGGATCTTGTATATgacatctaggtgagtctttttgggtgaatgcatgtgttggcttaccacgcTAACtacaaatgcaatgtcgggtctggTATGTTATAGATAGATGAGTTTATCAACTGAGTTTACCAACCAATccctgatacctctccttttcagtTGATATTTTACagtcttcaactctctttactgcttcaatgtgggtttcactaggtttgcatccaagcatgccagtatctgttaggagatcaaggatatactttcgctgagagacactaatacccttttttgatctagcaacttccattcctAAGAAGTATCACATTTGTTccaggtctttaacttcaaactcagcagttaggattttcttcaatctttccatctccactgtatTATCTCCAGTTATGATTATATCATCAACACACACaattagaattgttttcttaccactttcagaTTGATGAaaaaacatagtgtgatctgattgctCTTATTAGTGTCCTTGGTTTTTTTTATCACCTTCACAAATCTatcgaaccatgctctaggagattgcttgagtccatacagggacttcttgagtttataTACCCTGTTTTCTTCACCTCTCTTATTGAAACCTAGAGGTATTGTCATGTAGACTTATTCTTCTAATTCGCCATTTAGAAAcgcattcttaatgtcaagtttTTGCAATGGCCAATccaagttggctgccaaggacaagaggacccaaattgtattcaattttgccactagtACAAATGTCTCCAtgtagtcaatgccataggtTTGTGTAAACCCTTTCGCAACAAGTCGGGCTTTATACTGTTCAATTGTCCCATCAACTCTATATTTCACTATGAAGACCTATTTACAACCAACTAgcttcttccctctcggcaaattcataacgtcccaagttccattcttttccagaGCTCACATTTCCTCCATTACAGCTTCTTTCCCTTCAAGAGTCTTCAAGGCTTCCTttatattctttggaatttttatcttgtcaaggttagaagtaaaagcacgATATTCTGTAGGAAGACTTTTATATGACATGTATTTTGACTATGGATATTAGGTACATGACttggtttgttttctgactgtaatgggtaaattgatgtcatacGGTATAGGTTTATCAAAAGGGAACTCATGACCATCAATTACCTGATCGGAATTGGGCGTGGACTTATGATTGCTCGTAGTTATCACCATTTCCAACTCtattggtgcctcaggtatgagattctccctattcTCTGTGTttgtttggctttcttgagtaaacaagtatttctatgttgctttgtttttctgcatctccccctaagtttaagtggtcttttgtacatgacaggttaggaaatgatgcaatggtagaCTAAGTGTATGACATAGATTCATCAACACAGAAATCAAAGAatcgatcttcactccatttctctccctgaagagagggttttgggaaataaggagtggtttcaaagaatgtgacatTAAGgataacaaacaattttttttttatgataggATCATAATATTTGCagcctttctgagtaggagagtaaTCAATAAAAACACACTTAATGGCATGAGGTTCCAATTTATCtcgattgtgagcatgaacatgaacaaatatagtacatccaaagattttcagaAAGAGATTAGAGTAGAGTCGAGAGTTTGGAAAACATTCATTGAATtttggagaggagtggcaaaagaaagaactcgactaggcattcgattaatgagatgtgtagctgttaaaatggcattgctccaaaaatattttttcatatttgtagtgaataTTAATGCCcaagctacttcaagaatatgcctatttttatgttcagcaaccccattttgttgaggcgTATCCACATAAGAACTTTGATGAataatttcattttctttaagATAATGTCCGAAGATATCATTGAAATATtctgtaccattatcagtacgtaaaatttgaacaTGAGTTTGGATTTGTGTTTGAATCATAGAGTGGAAACTGACAATAAATAGAACTgacttcaattttttctttcaacaagtaaacccaacaaatgcgagcatgatcatcaataaaagtaacaaaccatttcgtgTGAGTGCGATTAAGAAAGCGTGAGGGCTCCTATAAATCACTGTGAATTATGGTAAAGGGTCTAGATGGTTTGTATGTagattttggaaaggaattatgctggtgttttgcaagttcacaaatctcacattgaaattcagaagacgttttatttgaacaaatggaatgaaataaaagtcttagatattgaaaatttggatgacctatcttaaaatgacataacaaaatTTCAATATCCCTAAAAACATATGCAAAATCACAAATAGcagttttacattgttcactcacattCGCCTCCttaaagtagtagagtccctcacactccttaacactgccaatcgtcttccctgatgataggtcctgaaaaacacaatgagagggaagaaatttagcagaacaattggaaTTCTTAGTCAACTGGCTAACAGATAGTAACTTGCAAGATAAATTAGGAATATGAAGAACAGactctagtgtgatggagtcagAGAGTTGGATATTCCCTTTTCCTGCGACAGatgagagtgatccatctgcaattttaaccttcaaatttccaacacagggtgaatatgatgagaaaagatgatagACATCAATCATGTGATCAaaagcaccagaatcaataatccaaggagttttggatttagaggttatattcaaggcttgcaaaaaattacctctttgggctaaagaacctGAAGAAATATTTGTGGAATTTGAGATAACCTTTTCATCTTGTGTGTAAAGGCAATCTAACAAAGGTGCACGATCATCAGTATGTGGGGCTTGCTTAAGCAGAATATGAATAGAGTTGGCACTTGGAAGTTTTGTGTAAGGTGAAGAATCTTGTTTCTCATGGCTTGTGTTGTTACCATTATTCAGTAAATTTAAGCTTTCAAGTTTCTCACCCATAGTTGGCTCGCTCAAATCATAGTCAATGTGTTCTTCATTGGTAACCTCCATATGATCTGGTTCGGTGGTTCGTGGAGAATGTAACTATGAGCGATTCGAGCGAGCGATGCGTGAACAACTAACTGGCAAATAGGCGAAGGTAAGGCGACACTGGGAGGTGAGGGTTGTCACTGACTCACAAGGCTCCGCGAGCGAGTAATGGGCTATAGTCGACGACTGTGATGAAAAATGAAAGTATGAAACCCTAACTCGAGAGGTCTTCCCCTTGATGCGGAGACGGGGCGAATCGCAGACTGAAACTCTGTTGGAGGACCTCATGAGATTCAGAGGTCATCAAACGTCAACTTTGGCCGACGATTTCTGCCATTGATAACTAGGTTTAATcttctagctttgataccaagaaaTCAGAATAAATAATTCctatatttcttgaataattttgtacaagccaatacaaactacttataatacaatctctactctaaatatggaaacaatcacCTAAAAGAATCTCACTCAATGATATACAATAAATACCCCCTAAATCTCTCTAATATACACAGGATCTCTCCAATATACACGAGATTTCTACAGTTTAGTAAACGGGGCTCAAGAAAAATGTTTGGGAATTACTTATTTATGCAAGGAATAATCCCTTGCCCGACCTAGCAATTGAATTGCTCACAAATGAGGAATTGTTTCTAACCCTagtccataagatatttaaatatattaattttgaaTTGTATAAAACTTGACAAATTCTAATACTAAATTCCGTTAAATTTTGCCACATTTCTAGCAACTTAAAGATTAAACTGTATGCTCTCAAACATATCAAAGGAGAGAATGAATTACAATTCTTAgtaactaagaaaaaaaaaagatttatgaATATTTGAATAATGTTTGCATGATGGTTACCAGGTTCTCCAAATTTTCTTTTTGAGTtcaaaaatatacattttctatTCATACATAAGActagaagttaaaaaaaaaaaaaaaatgacactaCATGGATCTTAGATTATAGTGTGTTTACTCTTtagaatgaaaaaataaaataatccccaaatgtattaaaaaaaagaaaaaaagaaaaaaagaaaaaaggtatGATAGCTGTCTACGGATCCCCCCACAAGTGGGCCAGACTGCACCTCAAATAAAGGATGTTTTTGGGTAGggcattaattcataaataatattttttatcagactttacagagagagagagagagagagagagagagagagtcccatACTCTCTAAAGTAGATACAAAAACTTCACTAAGCTTGTAATTGTGCGAACATAACTCCCACACCCTTTTAACGAAGAAAGAGCCAAATTAGATTGATACAAACAAGGAAACAAGGAAAGAGTTTAGAATGTGTTTGGTAAGAAGGAAATAGAATCGaaagggaagaagagagagagagagaggcgcagTGAGGGAAAGTCTGCCTTCCTTTTCCTTCCCTTCCCAaaggaaagaaaatgaaagaaacataAGTGTTCATACAATACTTTTTTCATCCATTTCTCTCCCATTTCCAGAGGATTCATTTGGAAAGGAAGAGGGAAAATGCTGTCCTCAGTCATACAAATTAAGCCCTGTTTGGAACTTAAAAacatcaaaatataaaatattaaggaatttatttttcatgtttgattatatatatatatatatgcaacaaAGTTAGAACCAATAaacaattttaattttacacaccaatagtattttattttaaaattttaattctattaaaataaatttctattTTTAAGAATGcttcatataaataaatataataaaaaataaatttatttcttattttctttcttttcttttactttcctcAAACAAAGTCCTTGATGCACAGGGAGACTAGAAGGAAACATACCTTTCTGCCACTTCTCTCCCTCTTTTCTTCCTGCCAAAGTTTGAGAGCCAGGCTGAGTGAAGAAAAAACAATACAATTACTGTCTTTTAAATTTTTATCCACAATTAGAAGATCTGACTTGAAATTCAGCCGTCGTACATTTGGATCAACATTACTATTATATTGCTTGTACTATTGATCATAATGGTCACTACAATTTTATCATTAGAACATCCCACTTTCTAACAAAAACATATCTTAAACTTAAACACCTGcccattgaaaaaataaaaatgaattccGAGAAGAATCTTTGCAGGGATCTGGTCGCCCAGTAGGTGTAGCTTTCTCTAACCTTCAAACACATTCTTCCTTTCCTCTGATATTCCCTTTCCTACATTTTTTCTACTGCCTCTTCCTTCCAGACCACCTTGTtaaggaactctctctctctctaaaaattgcAGCAGCTATGTCCGCCAACAAATTTGCAACCATGTTGCATAGAAACACCAACAGAATCACTGTAATTCTAGTCTATGTAGTCCTTGAATGGGTTCTGATAATTCTTCTCCTCCTCAACTCTCTGTTTTCTTATCTCATCAGAAAGTTTGCCAATTACGTCGGCCTCAAACCGCCATGCCTGTGGTGCTGCAGAGTTGATCATATGTTAGAGCCGGGAGAGAGTAAAAACTCCTATAGAGACCTTGTCTGTGAAAGCCATGCCACTGAACTGATAAAATTGGGTTACTACTCAAATCACTGCAAGTTGGCCGGCTCACAAAATATGTGCCAGGATTGCCTGTCCTCTCTACCAAGTGGCAATGGGAAGTCTATGGAGGAGATCACTTTCTTTTCATGGGTGAGCGAGAACAGAATTGATCATGGTAAGAATTATAGATGTTCTTGCTGTAATGAGCGCTTAAGCAGTAAGCTTTACCCTTGTTTGCTGTTTAATCCGTCTTGGGGCTATTTGAATTATAATACCCAGAAAGGAAATTTGATTTTAGAACTAGTAGATGATGACAGCAATGGAAGTGATGACTCAAATCTATGCAACTCCAGCAGCATGACAGATGACTGCAAATTTTATAgcagagaagaagaagataacGCTAAAGGAGCTGGTATGGAGCATCACATCCTTAATGATATTGCAAATTTTAGCTTTAAAAACTTGGCAGAAGAGGATTGTTTGAAAGCTCTATCAAAATGCCAATCCGATGAGAAGGGAAATGAAGACAAAATAGGCACTTCTGAACTTTCACAACAGTTTCACGGGGACATTGGCCGTACCCATCATTCTTCTAATGAGAACAGGTTTCAAATTTGTAATAGCCAGGATGAATCTCTCGACATTATCAGTGGGTGCTCAAAGAATTACAATGATCATGATCTCGACCGCTTAATCCCTGTTGAATTGATTGATTATTCAACTATAGCAAGCCTAAGATCCTGCAAATCTTCAAAGAAAAATTCAGTAAAGCAAGAAAGACATATCAACTCAGCTGATATGTGTCTCTCAGCGGAGGCACCCATCAACTCATTTGCAGACCATATGTGTGTTTCAGGGGAGGCAGCATTACATAAAATGGATGAGATTCTAGAAAAAACAAAAGCTGCCGAGAAAGATGGAGCTATTGAATCAGAGAGAGAAACACAGATCAACTCAGATGCAGAGCATATGCGCGTCTCAAGGGCAACAGTACAACATATAGCAGAGGATAATGAAGAAGAAACAATGTCGATCGACCACAAAAGTGTGAAGATGGCCGAGCCAGCAAATTGTTCAGCAATAAATGAAGCAGGGAGGGTGGATGTGGCTGATGCAGAGAATTGTTCAGGACCAAATGCAGAAGCAGGGAAGGCATGTGAACAAGTTACTCCTAGTCAGGCAGCCCAAACCCTCACTGCTGACAGCAATGTAAAAGTTGCAACCATTGAAGAACTAAATGATCCTCCAGGTACAGAGAATTTGTTATATGCACTTGTGTGCATGGATGCATTAAAAGATCACTCAATTTTTTCTCACATCCTTATATCCATGTTAAATTCAATCTACAAGTATTGATAAAAAATTTACAAACAGCATCTGAAGAAGAAATTGACTTCAAATCAGTGGAAGATGAAACCAAATCCCAGGTCCTGGTCGGCGCAGAAGTATTTAACCACGGGCTGGCAGATCAGATCCAAGCTCAAGAACCACTTGTGTCATTGGCAAACCCACAAGAAGATCAACCTTCAATGTGTAAAAATAGCAATGAGATATGCAACAGCCCTGATGAACATGTGGCCAAGAATGACCATGGTAAGACTTGAATTTACATTTTAACCTTTTCCACTCATGCATTACTTGGCACATTGCATGAGCACTTAGACCACATAAGACAGTTCTAACATCAATCTTTGACCTTAGATTCAAATATCAAAGCTACTGGACAAGAGGAAACGATTCCAGCTAACAAGAATCCAGAAGGGATAAACCACTTATCCATGCATACAGATGCAAATGAGGCTGGGGAAGAGAAATTTCCTGAAACGCCGACTTCCACGGATGGTCTCCACCACCTACATAAGAAGTTAATGCCATTCGAGAAGAAAGAATGGGGAACAGATGAGTCCTTGGATGGGAGTGTTGCAAGTGAGATGGAAGGTGGTGCTGGTTGTGGTGGTGATGGTGGTCTGACCACTGAACAGCTGAAATTGGCATTGAAAGCCAAACGAAAGGCTCTGAATGCTTTATATCTCGAGctagaagaagaaagaagtgcCGCTGCTATAGCTGCCAACCAGACCATGGCTATGATAACCAGGCTTCAGGAAGAAAAGGCAGCAATGCAGATGGAAGCGTTGCAATACCAGAGGATGATGGAAGAACAATCTGAGTATGACCAGGAAGCCTTGCAGCTTCTGAATGAGCTCATGAtcaagagagagaaggagaaacaAGAACTGGAGAGAGAGTTGGAGATGTACCGTGAAAGGGTTTTGGATTATGAGGCAAAAGAGAAGATTGTGGCAAGAAGAAAATATGCAAGTGGAAGTAGGAACTCTTCTGCTTCTTGCAGCAATG
This window contains:
- the LOC131160427 gene encoding myosin-binding protein 3 isoform X5, which encodes MSANKFATMLHRNTNRITVILVYVVLEWVLIILLLLNSLFSYLIRKFANYVGLKPPCLWCCRVDHMLEPGESKNSYRDLVCESHATELIKLGYYSNHCKLAGSQNMCQDCLSSLPSGNGKSMEEITFFSWVSENRIDHGKNYRCSCCNERLSSKLYPCLLFNPSWGYLNYNTQKGNLILELVDDDSNGSDDSNLCNSSSMTDDCKFYSREEEDNAKGAGMEHHILNDIANFSFKNLAEEDCLKALSKCQSDEKGNEDKIGTSELSQQFHGDIGRTHHSSNENRFQICNSQDESLDIISGCSKNYNDHDLDRLIPVELIDYSTIASLRSCKSSKKNSVKQERHINSADMCLSAEAPINSFADHMCVSGEAALHKMDEILEKTKAAEKDGAIESERETQINSDAEHMRVSRATVQHIAEDNEEETMSIDHKSVKMAEPANCSAINEAGRVDVADAENCSGPNAEAGKACEQVTPSQAAQTLTADSNVKVATIEELNDPPASEEEIDFKSVEDETKSQVLVGAEVFNHGLADQIQAQEPLVSLANPQEDQPSMCKNSNEICNSPDEHVAKNDHDSNIKATGQEETIPANKNPEGINHLSMHTDANEAGEEKFPETPTSTDGLHHLHKKLMPFEKKEWGTDESLDGSVASEMEGGAGCGGDGGLTTEQLKLALKAKRKALNALYLELEEERSAAAIAANQTMAMITRLQEEKAAMQMEALQYQRMMEEQSEYDQEALQLLNELMIKREKEKQELERELEMYRERVLDYEAKEKIVARRKYASGSRNSSASCSNADDSDKLSIDINIEARDEDNGFFNYQEISDKSTPIDEVLNLDKMGLDCVKHLGAIDESLAEYEQERMSILEQLKALEERLFTLGDDEQFFEDVKPIENLSEYNGKAFDERYSFSSLEENEVVNGFSYDMREKNHPESKIINTKNSFIPNFELENEKFAVEEEVEHIYERLQALEADREFLKHCISSLKKGDKGMDLLQEILQHLRDLRTVELHVRKKDCLLQDN
- the LOC131160427 gene encoding myosin-binding protein 3 isoform X3 encodes the protein MSANKFATMLHRNTNRITVILVYVVLEWVLIILLLLNSLFSYLIRKFANYVGLKPPCLWCCRVDHMLEPGESKNSYRDLVCESHATELIKLGYYSNHCKLAGSQNMCQDCLSSLPSGNGKSMEEITFFSWVSENRIDHGKNYRCSCCNERLSSKLYPCLLFNPSWGYLNYNTQKGNLILELVDDDSNGSDDSNLCNSSSMTDDCKFYSREEEDNAKGAGMEHHILNDIANFSFKNLAEEDCLKALSKCQSDEKGNEDKIGTSELSQQFHGDIGRTHHSSNENRFQICNSQDESLDIISGCSKNYNDHDLDRLIPVELIDYSTIASLRSCKSSKKNSVKQERHINSADMCLSAEAPINSFADHMCVSGEAALHKMDEILEKTKAAEKDGAIESERETQINSDAEHMRVSRATVQHIAEDNEEETMSIDHKSVKMAEPANCSAINEAGRVDVADAENCSGPNAEAGKACEQVTPSQAAQTLTADSNVKVATIEELNDPPVEDETKSQVLVGAEVFNHGLADQIQAQEPLVSLANPQEDQPSMCKNSNEICNSPDEHVAKNDHDSNIKATGQEETIPANKNPEGINHLSMHTDANEAGEEKFPETPTSTDGLHHLHKKLMPFEKKEWGTDESLDGSVASEMEGGAGCGGDGGLTTEQLKLALKAKRKALNALYLELEEERSAAAIAANQTMAMITRLQEEKAAMQMEALQYQRMMEEQSEYDQEALQLLNELMIKREKEKQELERELEMYRERVLDYEAKEKIVARRKYASGSRNSSASCSNADDSDKLSIDINIEARDEDNGFFNYQEISDKSTPIDEVLNLDKMGLDCVKHLGAIDESLAEYEQERMSILEQLKALEERLFTLGDDEQFFEDVKPIENLSEYNGKAFDERYSFSSLEENEVVNGFSYDMREKNHPESKIINTKARRLLPLFDAIDIENKKGIATKQQIDCDSNGMQNSFIPNFELENEKFAVEEEVEHIYERLQALEADREFLKHCISSLKKGDKGMDLLQEILQHLRDLRTVELHVRKKGTGPQVILQ